A window from Mycobacterium saskatchewanense encodes these proteins:
- a CDS encoding O-succinylhomoserine sulfhydrylase, whose translation MTDRSVRTPRALPDGVSQATIGVRGGLLRSAFEETAEAMFLTSGYVYESAATAERAFTGELDRYVYSRYGNPTVTMFEERLRLIEGAPAAFATASGMAAVFTSLGALLAAGDRLVAARSLFGSCFVVCNEILPRWGVETVFVDGDDLTQWEEALSKPTQAVFFETPSNPMQSLVDIAAVTEMSHAAGAKVVLDNVFATPLLQRGLPLGVDVVVYSGTKHIDGQGRVLGGAILGDKEYIDGPVQKLMRHTGPALSAFNAWVLLKGLETLAVRVDHCNASAHRIAEFLEGHPAVGWVRYPYLPSHPQYDLAKRQMSGGGTVITFGLDCSDDKAKQRAFEVLDKLRLIDISNNLGDAKSLVTHPATTTHRAMGPEGRAAIGLGDNVIRISVGLEGTDDLIADIDQALG comes from the coding sequence ATGACGGACCGCTCGGTCCGGACCCCCAGGGCGCTGCCCGACGGCGTCAGCCAGGCCACCATCGGGGTGCGCGGCGGGCTGTTGCGCTCGGCGTTCGAAGAGACCGCCGAGGCGATGTTCCTGACCTCGGGGTACGTGTACGAATCGGCGGCGACGGCGGAGCGAGCGTTCACCGGCGAGCTGGATCGATACGTCTACTCGCGCTACGGCAATCCGACTGTGACGATGTTCGAGGAACGCCTGCGCCTCATCGAGGGCGCGCCGGCGGCGTTCGCCACCGCGAGCGGCATGGCGGCGGTCTTCACCTCGCTGGGCGCGCTGCTGGCCGCTGGCGACCGGCTGGTGGCCGCGCGCAGCCTGTTCGGGTCCTGCTTCGTGGTGTGCAACGAGATCCTGCCGCGCTGGGGGGTGGAGACCGTCTTCGTCGACGGCGACGACCTGACGCAGTGGGAGGAGGCGCTGTCGAAGCCGACTCAGGCGGTGTTCTTCGAGACGCCGTCGAACCCGATGCAGTCGTTGGTCGACATCGCCGCGGTCACCGAGATGTCGCACGCGGCCGGCGCGAAGGTGGTGCTGGACAACGTCTTCGCCACGCCACTGCTGCAGCGCGGCCTCCCGCTCGGGGTCGACGTGGTGGTGTACTCGGGCACCAAGCACATCGACGGGCAGGGCCGGGTGCTCGGCGGCGCGATCCTCGGCGACAAGGAGTACATCGACGGCCCGGTGCAGAAGCTGATGCGGCACACCGGTCCGGCGCTGAGCGCGTTCAACGCCTGGGTGTTGCTGAAAGGCCTTGAGACGCTGGCGGTCCGGGTCGACCACTGCAACGCCTCGGCGCACCGGATCGCCGAATTCCTGGAGGGCCACCCGGCGGTCGGATGGGTGCGCTACCCGTATCTGCCGTCGCACCCGCAGTACGATCTGGCCAAGCGGCAGATGTCGGGGGGCGGAACGGTCATCACCTTCGGGCTCGACTGCTCCGATGACAAGGCGAAGCAGCGGGCTTTCGAGGTGCTGGACAAGCTGCGCCTGATCGACATCTCCAACAACCTCGGCGACGCCAAATCGCTCGTCACGCACCCGGCGACCACCACGCACCGGGCGATGGGTCCGGAGGGGCGTGCGGCGATCGGGCTCGGCGACAACGTGATTCGCATCTCGGTCGGCCTCGAGGGCACCGACGACCTGATCGCGGACATCGACCAGGCCTTGGGCTAG